In Mycteria americana isolate JAX WOST 10 ecotype Jacksonville Zoo and Gardens chromosome 5, USCA_MyAme_1.0, whole genome shotgun sequence, one DNA window encodes the following:
- the MGA gene encoding MAX gene-associated protein isoform X10 — protein sequence MEKQQIVLGSRDGGTVSGAAPAFFVILKQQQGNGKADQGILVANRDACALASSVSTPVKSKVKTCLPADCVSGGITVTLDNNSMWNEFYHRNTEMILTKQGRRMFPYCRYWITGLDASQKYILVMDISPVDNHRYKWNGRWWEPSGKAEPHVLGRVFIHPESPSTGQYWMHQPVSFYKLKLTNNTLDQEGHIILHSMHRYLPRLHLVPADKATEVIQLNGPDVHTFTFPQTEFFAVTAYQNIQITQLKIDYNPFAKGFRDDGLNSRPQRDVKQNSNLELEGGGVFSAAGIRGRPAEVDALDLHQRSLDSSFIGQNPSDIDLEKESFNAERDFLGFLDTDLSSGDMPKLKQEVSESPIASSYESSSRVASPLDPNGHFNVVIKEEPVDDYDYESSICTQGISVKQEDTDEETDEYSNTDDDDPILQKHLMRRSETDGIDGEFRSRKRVLTSPSGVAKAKMLKLDSGKMPVVYLEPCAVTKSTVKISELPQTMLSSCKKDKSPLSAILDSLPVCFENHKGSCSGTATVTEELVMKKQSPGSKISQKYSSVREAQWALSKSPNFNLRGSVSCHFSAKEICGRKRPGILKNPMSLKGAGSNQNTLSSVTTKRGRPRKLKISKAGRPPKGIGKTVITSKNTSLGPGSILPDVKPDLEDVDGVLFVSFASKEALDIHTVDRAGGEELQNLQAPLLTTNDPDCQARIQVLEKELMEELKTLRHKQVIHPSLQEVGLKLNSVDPTMSIDLKYLGVQLPLSYSNYSLWSYPGTNPNSPDTGFPFVSRTGKTNDFTKIKGWRGKLHGASRNEGGSSEGSLKNRSAFCSDKLDEYLENEGKLMETSMGFSSSTPASPVVYQLPTKSTSYVRTLDSVLKKQSTIIPSTSYTFKPVPLSSTSRKTKTQNRQTSTNSRVKSSYKPILPSPFSTKQKSSASGEKAAKSVSNSSLTNQADSFVVPALDENILPKQISLRQAPQQQQAARPPGLSKSQVKLMDLEDCALWDGKPRTYITEERADISLATLLTAQASLKNKPIHKIIRRRAPPCNNDFCRLGCICASLALEKRQPTHCRRPDCMFGCTCLKRRVLLVKGGSKHKKIMKKAVRGNLVFYGSQEEQQEDEEVEEEGDGEEDELKQKEKKKRKRVEYTICDSEPEQPVRNCPLWVKVEGEIDPEPIYIPTPSVIEPVKSAVLPNPEVLLSSKHRSSSGMKAGRVYTPKPNPVIREEDKDPVYLYFESMMTCARVRAYERRREEKKQQKDKSDLQSCSIKEHEPELQSPEKATCEIDKDTDKSGEKSWWSSRSEGDSSSTSYVHHTTPGGPTKLIEIISDCSWEEDHNKILTILSQHINSNVPQCLKVGSFIIELASEHKVQDENHPPVYSSRVKISVPSCQDKDEKPEIPVLETPDSGVPSRKNPENLKFLRADTLDKLREKLHGGKGLPFYAGVSPAGKLVVYKRKANMSPSGLIQVNDKRYPQAKLLLGQMGALHPANRLAAYITGRLRPTVLDISTLSTVISKVASNAKAAASGTPSVQVPTTSTPKTTSSTSTTSTPTVTTLKTHVPAQRQIAARPSPGGVFTQFVMNKAGTLQQKIPGASTRQPLSGPQKFSIKPTPIMVVAPVVPSRPSPAQCTVSAGVTTATTTSPVTVESTSVAASTVTTPSQTRANEPVCSPPAITVTATPATPGINTCTTPSSSTPTATVNIPKATGIVAPVATTSFPKTVVTTPTVTCPVVTTSTSTVVLTTTATATSVVTTPTSSAGSVPIILSGVNSSPSLNPKREDATPQAISKTPQKMSPGTEKRIGPRLLLIPVHQTSPALRPLNNTQLAQRQRMILQPLRSPGGVNLFRHPNGQIIQLVPLHQFRAAGAQPSVQPVMFRNPGSVVGIRWPAPSKPPESPVSPTSSVSSTSPATNSAVQTAVPKSSPSSNLATQASSLLPSVTSFVSQAGTLTLRISPAASSVTNQTASESKITCSSGGLPAATANLIPLQSGSFALLQLPGQKTVPNSILHHFASLQMKKDYRKICKKEDSGAAQQKENGKASQSDDIEVIESEVTVSDRKQEENELSVNQSNNVEESASGTIAPDRNSTTLEMVEKDSKVLESSCDDSCSSQHDVSADVISSDHSYISEKPNDEEEKGASEEKEDSVCSETVMEAVSTNSETVCGSSDQSLVAPLDNACPQSLKNQETAQLKNHGKEQIHGEQEEKPVKEQGGDTQTQMKEDNKARSGQSQSQQEQDTQLENKKEQRGTELSQNKQECQGDAEQPDRGRKEYKGSTEAESIRERKGSKSEISSAKEQDNASGEEHTVNTEEGKANRARQKGSNNEEQDAFDSREEIKPGHDIVTHVNSSWSKISSIVPALENKSEADNKADTSEKSDFLTPEQRAQEARHHKKGYMPTIDITADDMEEEEEEDDDEDEEDEKTDDSADEMLDGASDFPSEEEVDVEKVDACEYSEDDEQVDIETVEELSEKINIARLKATAANIRPSKQKYHARNSSDEKLSEKPTKQKPQFWNRKLKTEAEAFAHYRQTHTANERRRRNEMRDLFEKLKRTLGLHNLPKVSKCYILKQFPDTFLGL from the exons ATGGAGAAACAGCAGATTGTCTTGGGTAGCCGGGATGGTGGGACTGTGTCTGGTGCAGCGCCTGCTTTTTTTGTCATCTTGAAACAACAGCAGGGAAACGGTAAAGCTGACCAAGGAATCCTAGTAGCAAACCGTGATGCTTGTGCTCTCGCCAGCAGTGTATCAACTCCAGTAAAATCCAAAGTCAAGACTTGCCTCCCAGCTGACTGTGTCTCAGGGGGCATTACTGTCACCCTAGATAACAACAGTATGTGGAATGAATTCTACCATCGCAACACAGAGATGATTCTGACGAAGCAGGGGAGGCGCATGTTCCCGTACTGCCGATACTGGATTACAGGTCTGGATGCCAGTCAGAAGTACATCCTAGTCATGGACATATCCCCTGTGGACAATCACCGATACAAATGGAATGGCCGTTGGTGGGAGCCCAGTGGGAAGGCAGAACCGCATGTTCTTGGGCGAGTGTTTATTCATCCAGAATCCCCTTCCACTGGCCAGTACTGGATGCACCAGCCGGTATCCTTCTACAAACTCAAACTTACCAACAATACCCTGGACCAGGAGGGTCATATAATCTTGCATTCTATGCACCGTTATCTGCCACGACTTCACTTGGTGCCTGCAGACAAAGCTACAGAAGTCATTCAGCTCAATGGCCCTGATGTCCATACATTTACATTTCCACAGACAGAGTTCTTCGCAGTTACAGCCTACCAGAACATCCAGATTACCCAGCTGAAAATAGATTACAATCCTTTTGCTAAAGGATTCAGAGATGATGGGTTGAATAGTCGACCTCAGCGTGATGTGAAACAAAACAGTAACTTAGAATTGGAAGGAGGTGGTGTGTTTAGCGCTGCTGGCATTCGTGGTCGCCCTGCTGAAGTTGATGCATTAGATTTGCATCAGAGAAGTTTAGATTCTTCATTCATTGGTCAAAACCCATCAGACATTGATCTGGAAAAAGAGTCCTTTAATGCAGAAAGGGACTTTCTGGGTTTCCTGGACACTGACCTGTCTTCGGGTGATATGCCAAAGCTAAAACAAGAAGTCTCTGAAAG tcCCATTGCTAGCAGTTACGAAAGCAGTTCCCGTGTGGCATCCCCACTGGACCCAAATGGACACTTTAATGTAGTCATTAAAGAGGAACCAGTAGACGACTATGACTACGAGTCAAGTATTTGCACACAAGGAATAAGTGTGAAACAGGAAGACACAGATGAAGAAACTGATGAGTATTCCAACACTGATGATGATGATCCTATCCTACAAAAACACCTGATGAGACGCAGTGAAACAGATGGAATTGATGGAGAATTCAGGTCTAGGAAGCGTGTGCTAACCAGTCCTTCAGGTGTTGccaaagcaaaaatgttaaaactggATAGTGGGAAGATGCCTGTGGTCTATTTGGAACCTTGTGCAGTCACAAAGAGCACAGTGAAGATATCTGAGCTGCCACAGACCATGCTCTCCTCTTGCAAGAAGGATAAATCCCCTTTGAGTGCCATACTGGATTCCTTGCCTGTGTGTTTTGAAAATCACAAAGGCTCTTGCTCAGGCACAGCCACTGTAACTGAGGAGTTAGTTATGAAAAAACAATCTCCTGGGAgtaaaatatcacagaaataCTCTTCAGTCAGAGAGGCCCAGTGGGCTTTATCTAAATCACCTAATTTTAATCTCAGGGGCTCAGTAAGTTGTCACTTTTCAGCTAAAGAgatctgtggaagaaaaaggcCTGGCATACTGAAGAATCCTATGTCCCTGAAAGGTGCTGGTAGCAATCAAAACACCCTATCATCAGTTACAACTAAAAGAGGAAGGCCACGGAAACTGAAAATTTCCAAGGCTGGTCGACCACCTAAAGGTATAGGGAAAACTGTAATAACAAGCAAGAACACCTCGCTGGGGCCTGGGAGTATCCTTCCAGATGTTAAGCCGGACCTTGAAGATGTTGATGGAGTCCTCTTTGTGTCCTTTGCATCAAAG GAAGCTCTTGACATTCACACTGTTGAtagagctggaggagaagagTTGCAGAATCTTCAGGCTCCCTTGTTGACTACAAATGATCCAg ATTGTCAAGCAAGAATACAAGTACTGGAAAAGGAATTGATGGAAGAGCTGAAGACCTTGAGGCATAAGCAAGTAATACATCCTAGCCTTCAGGAAG TGGGACTGAAGTTGAATTCTGTGGACCCAACAATGAGCATTGACTTGAAATACTTGGGTGTGCAGCTTCCTCTTTCCTACTCAAATTATTCTTTGTGGAGCTATCCAGGAACCAATCCCAATTCTCCAG atacaggatttccttttgtttccaggaCAGGAAAGACAAATGATTTCACAAAAATCAAAGGCTGGCGAGGGAAGCTTCATGGTGCTTCTAGaaatgaag GTGGCAGTTCAGAAGGTTCCTTGAAGAATCGCTCAGCGTTCTGTAGTGACAAGCTGGATGAGTACCTGGAAAACGAAGGGAAGTTGATGGAAACGAGTATGGGATTCTCTTCTAGCACTCCTGCTTCTCCTGTGGTGTATCAGCTTCCCACTAAGAGCACTAGTTATGTGCGAACACTCGACAGTGTTTTAAAGAAGCAGTCCACCATAATTCCATCAACATCTTATACATTCAAGCCTGTTCCTCTGTCATCTACCTCTAGGAAGACAAAGACTCAAAACAGACAGACATCTACAAACAGTAGAGTAAAATCATCTTACAAGCCTATACTGCCTTCACCTTTTTCTACAAAGCAGAAATCTTCAGCATCAGGGGAAAAGGCTGCTAAGTCTGTCTCGAATAGCAGTTTGACTAACCAAGCAGATAGTTTTGTGGTGCCAGCTCTGGATGAAAACATACTTCCAAAACAGATCAGTTTGCGCCAAGCACCACAACAGCAACAAGCAGCTCGTCCACCAGGTTTGTCTAAATCTCAAGTGAAGTTAATGGACTTGGAAGACTGTGCTCTCTGGGATGGCAAACCACGGACCTATATTACAGAAGAACGAGCAGACATCTCTCTGGCAACGCTGCTTACAGCTCAG GCTTCTCTCAAAAACAAACCTATCCACAAAATAATAAGACGACGAGCACCTCCTTGCAATAATGATTTCTGTCGACTGGGTTGCATATGTGCCAGTCTAGCACTGGAGAAACGTCAGCCTACCCACTGCCGCAGGCCAGACTGTATGTTTGGTTGTACTTGCTTGAAGAGAAGAGTGTTGCTGGTGAAGGGAGGatcaaaacataagaaaataatgaaaaaggctGTGCGTGGAAATCTTGTGTTCTATGGATCACAAGAAGAACAGCAAGAGGAtgaagaagtggaagaagagggTGATGGGGAGGAAGATGaactgaagcagaaagagaagaagaagagaaaaagggtgGAATACA ctatctgTGACTCAGAGCCAGAACAGCCTGTTAGGAATTGTCCATTGTGGGTGAAAGTAGAAGGTGAAATAGATCCAGAGCCAATTTACATCCCAACACCATCTGTTATTGAACCAGTTAAATCTGCGGTACTGCCCAACCCCGAAGTCTTGCTTTCTAGTAAGCATAGATCTTCCAGTGGAATGAAAGCAGGCAGAGTGTATACTCCTAAACCCAATCCAGtg aTTCGAGAGGAGGACAAGGATCCTGTCTACTTGTACTTTGAAAGTATGATGACTTGTGCAAGGGTCCGAGCGTATGAAcgcaggagagaggagaaaaagcaacaaaaagacaAAAGTGATTTACAGAGTTGTAGTATAAAG GAGCATGAACCAGAGCTTCAGTCTCCTGAGAAAGCAACCTGTGAGATAGACAAAGACACTGATAAATCAGGAG AGAAAAGCTGGTGGTCTTCCCGTAGTGAGGGGGACTCTTCTTCCACCTCCTATGTTCATCACACCACTCCAGGTGGACCAACCAAACTTATCGAGATTATCTCTGACTGCAGCTGGGAGGAAGATCACAATAAGATCTTGACCATCTTATCACAGCATATCAACAGTAACGTGCCACAGTGCCTCAAAGTGGGTAGCTTCATTATTGAATTGGCTTCGGAACACAAGGTCCAGGATGAGAACCACCCTCCTGTCTACTCCTCCAGAGTGAAAATTTCAGTGCCGTCCTGCCAGGACAAGGACGAGAAGCCTGAGATACCTGTCTTGGAGACTCCTGATAGTGGAGTGCCGTCACGCAAAAACCCAGAAAATCTAAAGTTCTTGCGGGCAGACACATTGGACAAACTGCGGGAGAAGTTGCATGGGGGCAAAGGCTTGCCTTTTTATGCAGGGGTTTCTCCTGCGGGAAAGCTGGTCGTCTACAAACGCAAAGCTAATATGAGCCCCTCAGGCTTGATTCAG gTTAATGATAAAAGGTATCCTCAGGCCAAACTGCTTTTGGGACAGATGGGGGCATTACATCCCGCCAATCGGCTAGCAGCTTATATCACAGGCAGGCTGCGACCCACAGTACTTGATATCTCAACCCTCAGTACTGTGATCTCCAAGGTAGCATCCAATGCTAAAGCAGCTGCTTCTGGGACACCATCAGTCCAGGTGCCCACAACATCAACTCCCAAAACTACATCTTCCACCAGCACTACTTCAACCCCCACTGTGACGACTCTGAAAACCCATGTCCCAGCACAGAGACAGATAG CTGCCCGACCCTCACCTGGTGGTGTGTTCACACAGTTTGTGATGAACAAAGCTGGAACTCTACAGCAGAAAATTCCTGGAGCGAGCACACGCCAGCCTCTGTCAGGGCCACAGAAGTTCAGTATCAAGCCTACGCCGATAATGGTTGTTGCTCCTGTGGTTCCCTCAAGGCCATCTCCAGCTCAATGCACAGTCTCTGCTGGGgtcactacagccaccaccacttCTCCAGTTACTGTGGAAAGTACCAGTGTGGCAGCATCTACCGTGACCACTCCTAGCCAAACAAGAGCTAATGAACCTGTCTGCTCTCCTCCTGCAATTACAGTCACAGCTACTCCTGCAACACCTGGAATCAACACCTGTACTACTCCCTCATCCTCCACTCCTACTGCCACTGTGAACATACCAAAAGCAACGGGGATTGTTGCACCAGTAGCAACCACGTCATTCCCTAAAACTGTAGTAACAACACCAACTGTTACTTGTCCTGTTGTCACCACATCCACTTCTACAGTTGTACTAACAACAACTGCAACAGCTACATCTGTGGTGACTACACCAACTTCCTCTGCTGGCTCTGTTCCAATTATACTATCAGGAGTTAATTCAAGTCCTTCACTGAATCCAAAAAGAG aagatgcTACTCCACAAGCTATAAGTAAGACTCCCCAGAAGATGTCTCCTGGAACAGAGAAACGCATAGGACCTCGATTGTTGCTGATTCCAGTACATCAGACATCTCCTGCTTTGCGACCGCTAAACAACACGCAGCTTGCTCAGAGGCAGAGGATGATCCTTCAGCCTCTCAGGAGCCCTGGTGGTGTGAACCTGTTCAGACATCCTAATGGGCAGATAATTcagcttgtccctctgcatcaGTTTCGAGCTGCAGGTGCCCAGCCCAGTGTGCAGCCAGTGATGTTCCGCAATCCAG GATCTGTTGTAGGAATCCGGTGGCCTGCACCTTCTAAGCCTCCTGAGTCACCTGTCTCTCCCACGTCCTCTGTGTCTTCCACTTCTCCAGCCACAAATTCAGCTGTACAAACTGCAGTACCCAAGTCATCCCCTTCATCTAACCTAGCCACTCAAgcatcttctcttcttccttcagtAACAAGTTTTGTGTCACAGGCAGGCACTCTGACTCTGAGGATCTCTCCTGCTGCTAGCAGTGTGACAAATCAAACAGCCTCGGAGTCTAAAATAACCTGCAGCTCAGGTGGTCTGCCAGCTGCCACTGCTAATCTCATACCTTTACAATCTGGTAGTTTTGCTTTACTTCAGCTCCCAGGGCAGAAGACTGTGCCAAACTCCATTCTTCACCATTTTGCGTCTCTTCAGATGAAGAAGGATTACAGGAAAATATGCAAGAAAGAGGACTCGGGTGCTGCTCAGCAGAAGGAGAATGGGAAGGCTTCACAGTCAGATGACATTGAAGTTATAGAGTCCGAGGTCACAGTGTCAGataggaaacaagaagaaaatgagttGTCAGTTAACCAGTCAAATAATGTTGAAGAGTCAGCTTCTGGCACAATCGCACCTGATAGAAATTCCACTACATTAGAGATGGTGGAGAAGGACTCAAAGGTGCTAGAGAGTTCTTGTGATGATAGCTGCTCTTCTCAGCATGATGTTTCCGCAGATGTCATATCATCTGACCATTCGTACATCAGTGAGAAGCCAAatgatgaggaagaaaaaggggcctctgaggagaaagaggattCTGTCTGTTCTGAAACTGTCATGGAGGCTGTTTCAACTAACTCTGAAACTGTTTGTGGGTCATCAGATCAGTCTCTAGTTGCTCCTCTGGATAATGCATGTCCACAGAGTCTCAAGAATCAGGAGACTGCACAGTTGAAGAACCATGGGAAGGAACAAATACATGGTGAACAGGAAGAGAAACCAGTAAAAGAGCAAGGAGGAGATACACAGACACAGATGAAGGAGGACAACAAGGCACGTTCTGGGCAGTCACAGAGTCAACAAGAGCAAGATACACAGCTGGAgaacaagaaggaacagagagggACTGAACTGTCTCAGAACAAACAAGAATGCCAGGGTGATGCTGAGCAGCCAGATAGGGGAAGGAAGGAGTACAAGGGCtctacagaagcagaaagcataagagagagaaaaggaagtaaGTCTGAAATCAGTTCTGCAAAAGAGCAGGATAATGCTTCAGGAGAAGAGCATACAGTCAATACCGAGGAAGGCAAAGCAAACAGAGCTAGGCAGAAAGGCAGTAACAACGAAGAACAAGATGCTTTTGATTCTCgggaagaaataaaaccaggtCATGATATTGTAACACATGTCAACAGTTCTTGGAGCAAAATATCTAGCATTGTACCcgctttagaaaataaaagtgagGCAGATAACAAAGCTGATACATCTGAGAAAAGTGACTTCTTGACGCCAGAACAGAGGGCACAGGAAGCCAGGCATCACAAAAAGGGTTACATGCCCACTATTGACATAACTGCTGATGatatggaagaggaagaagaggaagatgatgatgaggatGAAGAGGATGAAAAAACTGATGATTCTGCTGATGAGATGCTGGATGGTGCTTCTGACTTCCCAAGTGAAGAGGAAGTAGATGTTGAAAAAGTG GATGCGTGTGAATACAGTGAGGATGACGAGCAGGTGGACATTGAGACCGTGGAGGAGCTTTCAGAGAAGATTAACATTGCCCGTCTGAAGGCCACAGCTGCTAATATCCGACCTTCCAAACAGAA ATACCATGCTCGTAATTCTTCGGatgaaaaattatcagaaaaacCTACGAAG CAGAAACCTCAATTCTGGAACAGAAAGCTGAAGACCGAGGCAGAAGCCTTTGCTCATTACCGTCAGACACACACAGCTAATGAACGCCGGCGACGTAATGAAATGAGAGATCTCTTTGAAAAGTTGAAGAGAACTCTGGGGTTACACAACCTTCCCAAAGTCTCCAAATGCTATATTCTCAAGCAA